The following proteins come from a genomic window of Nostoc sp. TCL26-01:
- the fghA gene encoding S-formylglutathione hydrolase, with protein sequence MTNLKLISEYKTFDGKLGFYSHPSPTCNCEMRFAVYQPPQAREKPVPVLYFLSGLTCTEENFMVKAGAQRYAAEYGLMLVTPDTSPRNTGIPGEDDEWDFGTGAGFYLDATEQPWRSHYQMYSYIVQELPALITANFPIQPDKQGIFGHSMGGHGALVCALRHPKLFTSVSAFAPIVAPTRCPWGEKAFTRYLGNHPESWLAYDASELIKQLGYHSPILIDQGTSDQFLATQLLTEVFEQACAAINQPLNLRYQDGYDHSYYFIASFIADHIRHHAIALEASGCTNS encoded by the coding sequence ATGACTAATCTTAAACTCATCTCAGAATATAAAACCTTTGACGGCAAACTCGGCTTTTATTCTCATCCTTCTCCTACTTGTAATTGTGAAATGCGCTTTGCTGTCTATCAGCCACCGCAAGCTAGGGAAAAACCAGTACCAGTTCTCTATTTTCTGTCTGGGTTGACTTGCACAGAAGAAAATTTTATGGTCAAGGCTGGGGCGCAACGTTATGCGGCTGAGTATGGTTTGATGTTGGTTACACCAGATACTAGTCCCCGTAATACTGGTATTCCCGGCGAAGATGACGAGTGGGATTTTGGCACAGGTGCAGGATTTTATCTAGATGCGACAGAGCAACCGTGGCGATCGCACTACCAAATGTATAGTTATATTGTCCAAGAATTACCTGCTTTAATCACCGCCAATTTCCCCATACAACCTGATAAGCAGGGAATTTTCGGTCATTCTATGGGGGGACACGGGGCGCTAGTCTGTGCGCTACGCCACCCCAAGCTGTTCACATCTGTTTCCGCCTTTGCACCAATTGTTGCACCGACACGCTGTCCTTGGGGCGAAAAAGCTTTTACTCGTTATTTAGGAAATCATCCCGAAAGCTGGCTTGCTTATGATGCTAGTGAATTGATCAAGCAATTAGGATATCATAGTCCCATTCTCATTGACCAAGGCACATCTGATCAATTTTTAGCAACACAATTGCTGACAGAAGTATTTGAGCAAGCTTGTGCAGCAATTAACCAACCCCTAAATTTACGTTATCAAGACGGCTACGACCACAGTTATTATTTTATAGCCAGTTTTATCGCCGATCATATCCGTCATCATGCGATCGCTTTAGAAGCTAGCGGTTGTACTAATTCGTAA